One window of the Paenibacillus beijingensis genome contains the following:
- a CDS encoding acetate/propionate family kinase, translating into MKILVINAGSSSLKYQLYNMTDESVLASGRVERIGMDSSIVTHEPAGKPEVRSVSEILEHTTAVRRVMDMLTDPEVGVLASINEIDAVGHRIVHGGETFRESALVTPEVKLEIRNLFDLAPLHNPAHMMGIQAVEAVLTGVPQAVVFDTAFHQTMPQSSYLYPIPMVLYKRHKIRRYGFHGTSHAYVSDKAAKVLGKPLESLKLVSCHIGNGASCTAVLEGKSYDTSMGMTPLEGLMMGTRSGDLDPAIVPYTMNKEDLTLSEVNSMLNKHSGLMAISGLSSDMREITDAMKEGDSHAQLAFDMYTYRVRKYIGAYAAAMNGIDTLVFTAGVGENSAVLRETVCSGLTFLGLELDPELNAQRSKEARIISTPDSRVSVLVVPTNEELIIARDTFKLVSAEA; encoded by the coding sequence ATGAAAATACTCGTAATCAATGCAGGCAGTTCATCGCTAAAATATCAGCTTTATAACATGACCGACGAGTCCGTTCTGGCCAGCGGCCGCGTGGAGCGGATCGGGATGGATTCTTCCATCGTCACACATGAGCCGGCAGGCAAACCGGAAGTGCGGTCCGTAAGCGAAATTCTCGAGCATACGACGGCCGTGCGCCGCGTGATGGACATGCTTACCGATCCGGAAGTCGGTGTGCTTGCTTCCATTAATGAAATCGACGCGGTCGGACACCGGATCGTGCACGGCGGCGAAACATTCCGCGAGTCTGCGCTGGTGACTCCGGAAGTCAAGCTTGAAATCCGCAATCTGTTCGATCTGGCTCCGCTTCACAATCCGGCTCACATGATGGGCATTCAGGCGGTTGAAGCGGTGCTCACAGGCGTGCCGCAGGCGGTCGTATTCGATACGGCATTTCATCAGACGATGCCGCAATCATCTTACTTATACCCGATTCCGATGGTGCTGTACAAGCGCCACAAAATCCGCCGTTACGGCTTCCACGGCACTTCCCACGCTTACGTCAGCGACAAGGCGGCGAAGGTGCTCGGCAAGCCGCTGGAGTCGCTCAAGCTGGTCAGCTGCCATATCGGAAACGGCGCTAGCTGTACGGCCGTTCTGGAAGGCAAGTCGTATGACACGAGCATGGGGATGACGCCGCTCGAAGGACTGATGATGGGTACGCGCAGCGGGGACCTTGATCCGGCGATCGTGCCGTATACGATGAATAAAGAAGATCTGACGCTCAGCGAAGTCAATTCGATGCTTAACAAGCACAGCGGCTTGATGGCGATCTCGGGCCTTAGCAGCGACATGCGGGAAATTACGGATGCGATGAAAGAAGGCGACAGCCACGCGCAGCTGGCTTTTGATATGTATACGTACCGCGTACGCAAATATATCGGAGCATATGCGGCGGCAATGAACGGCATCGATACGCTTGTATTTACGGCGGGCGTCGGCGAGAATAGCGCCGTACTCAGAGAAACGGTCTGCAGCGGCTTGACGTTCCTCGGACTTGAGCTTGATCCGGAGCTGAATGCCCAGCGCAGCAAAGAAGCGCGCATCATTTCCACCCCGGATTCCCGGGTGAGCGTACTTGTCGTGCCGACGAATGAGGAATTGATCATTGCGCGCGATACGTTCAAGCTGGTATCGGCTGAAGCATAA
- a CDS encoding 3-hydroxyacyl-CoA dehydrogenase family protein, whose translation MTVRKVGVIGAGTMGQSIAEMLAYKGLDVYLLEQTKEKLNYSISMIEMSLDKQIEKWALTQAEKKLILNRINRCEAMEELSDCELIIETVSEELERKKSVFQQIDRIVGPDVILASNTSTLSLTELASVTAHPERVIGMHFVYPVFKVDVVEIVRGLKTSDSTFDRTKQFVEQVIDKKGVMVFESPGFITTRLICLFINEALHVLEEGTASVEDIDSAMRIGYSFQHGPFEMADRFGLDSVEAALETMFREYGELKYRPSFILKKMVRAGQLGVKSGAGFFQYDKDGDRT comes from the coding sequence GTGACTGTACGTAAAGTAGGCGTTATCGGAGCCGGCACAATGGGACAAAGCATTGCTGAAATGCTGGCTTACAAAGGATTGGATGTTTATCTGCTTGAGCAGACGAAAGAAAAGCTGAACTACAGCATTTCGATGATCGAAATGAGCCTTGATAAGCAAATTGAAAAATGGGCTCTCACGCAGGCGGAGAAGAAGCTTATTCTTAACCGGATTAACCGCTGCGAAGCGATGGAGGAGCTGTCGGATTGCGAGCTTATTATTGAGACCGTGTCCGAAGAATTGGAACGGAAAAAGAGCGTGTTCCAGCAAATCGACCGCATCGTAGGACCGGACGTCATTCTGGCAAGTAACACGTCGACGCTTAGCTTGACGGAGCTCGCCAGTGTAACGGCACACCCTGAACGGGTTATCGGCATGCACTTTGTTTATCCCGTGTTCAAGGTGGACGTGGTCGAGATTGTGCGCGGCCTGAAAACGTCCGACTCGACGTTTGACCGGACGAAACAATTTGTGGAACAGGTTATTGATAAAAAAGGCGTCATGGTGTTTGAATCGCCCGGATTTATTACGACGCGCCTCATTTGCCTTTTCATTAACGAAGCCCTTCATGTACTCGAGGAAGGAACCGCCTCGGTTGAAGATATTGACAGTGCGATGCGAATCGGCTATTCGTTCCAGCACGGGCCGTTCGAAATGGCGGACCGGTTCGGGCTCGATTCCGTTGAAGCCGCTCTGGAGACAATGTTCCGCGAATATGGGGAGCTGAAGTACCGGCCATCGTTTATATTGAAAAAAATGGTGCGTGCAGGCCAGCTCGGCGTCAAATCGGGCGCAGGGTTTTTCCAATATGATAAGGATGGGGACCGGACATGA
- a CDS encoding AAA family ATPase yields the protein MRKYKWEILAGFVPVLLLFLLTRGINILPIVFAILMAGGIFYVLRSRGQLAAAGGARESKGKAPAVLSFDDIGGQERPKQELIEALDFLVRHEEIAKFGIRPLKGILLTGPPGTGKTLLAKAAAHYTDSIYVAASGSEFVEMYVGVGAGRIRDLFKEARKKASKAGKASAVIFIDEIDVIGGKRDGGQHREYDQTLNQLLTEMDGIHTNESPRILLIAATNRKEMLDSALLRPGRFDRHIGVDLPDKKGRLHILNIHGRNKPLAKDASLERVAEESFGFSGAQLESVMNEAAIYALREAKPLIGQQHLSMAIDKVMMGEKTDREATNEERERVAIHELGHAIAAEMVRPGSVSQVALSPRGQALGYVRHNPQQDRYLYTQDFLEAQIMIALGGAAAEEMFYGGRSTGSRGDFDQAMSIVRTMVESGLTELGIIDASMMTPDGWAKVTSSILDGLMDRTKRMLAEQRDLFMHSLGILITEETLHGDRFRDMMTSSGIQSA from the coding sequence GTGCGTAAGTATAAATGGGAAATACTGGCCGGTTTCGTTCCTGTACTGCTCCTGTTCTTACTCACTCGCGGCATTAATATTTTACCGATTGTGTTCGCCATTTTGATGGCCGGCGGCATCTTTTATGTGCTGCGCTCCAGAGGACAGCTTGCCGCTGCGGGAGGCGCGCGCGAATCGAAAGGAAAAGCTCCGGCCGTCCTGTCGTTTGACGATATCGGCGGACAGGAGCGCCCGAAGCAGGAGCTGATTGAAGCGCTTGATTTTCTCGTTCGCCATGAGGAAATCGCCAAATTCGGCATCCGGCCGCTGAAGGGCATACTGCTGACCGGTCCGCCGGGAACGGGGAAGACGCTGCTTGCCAAAGCCGCCGCTCATTATACGGACTCGATTTATGTCGCCGCATCCGGCAGCGAATTTGTGGAAATGTATGTTGGCGTCGGCGCCGGACGGATCCGCGACCTGTTTAAGGAAGCACGCAAAAAGGCGTCGAAGGCGGGCAAGGCAAGCGCCGTCATTTTCATTGACGAGATCGACGTCATCGGCGGCAAGCGCGACGGCGGCCAGCATCGCGAATACGATCAAACGCTCAATCAGCTGCTGACGGAGATGGACGGCATTCATACGAACGAATCGCCGCGCATTCTGCTCATCGCCGCCACCAACCGCAAGGAAATGCTGGACAGCGCGCTGCTGCGTCCGGGCCGCTTCGACCGCCATATCGGCGTCGATCTGCCGGATAAGAAAGGGCGTTTGCATATTTTGAATATTCATGGCCGCAACAAGCCGCTGGCTAAAGATGCCAGTCTTGAACGGGTAGCGGAAGAATCGTTCGGATTTTCCGGCGCCCAGCTGGAAAGCGTCATGAATGAAGCGGCCATTTATGCGCTCCGCGAAGCGAAGCCGCTCATCGGCCAGCAGCATTTGTCGATGGCGATCGACAAAGTGATGATGGGCGAGAAGACCGACCGTGAAGCGACAAACGAAGAGCGGGAACGCGTTGCCATTCATGAGCTTGGCCACGCGATCGCCGCCGAGATGGTCCGCCCCGGGAGCGTGTCGCAGGTGGCGCTTTCCCCGCGCGGACAGGCGCTGGGCTACGTCCGGCACAACCCGCAGCAGGACCGTTACCTGTACACGCAGGATTTCCTCGAAGCGCAAATTATGATCGCGCTTGGAGGAGCGGCTGCGGAAGAAATGTTTTACGGAGGCCGCAGCACCGGCTCGCGCGGCGATTTCGACCAGGCGATGAGCATCGTACGCACGATGGTGGAATCGGGGCTCACCGAGCTCGGCATCATTGACGCCAGCATGATGACGCCCGACGGCTGGGCAAAAGTGACAAGCTCCATTTTGGACGGGTTAATGGATCGGACGAAACGGATGCTTGCCGAACAGCGCGATTTGTTTATGCATTCGCTCGGCATCCTCATCACCGAAGAAACGCTGCACGGCGACCGTTTCCGCGATATGATGACTTCATCCGGGATTCAAAGCGCGTAA
- a CDS encoding DUF5590 domain-containing protein, translating into MRSDYKRPPLMSRTKWTVLITVLALIIVLLLNAEYRSMQAPRWSEEAQIMAEVKQKASLASVDEAHKYVWDRTVWVTRGVNGSGEAFYIWYGDGKVLSTIPASEAQTAKSIRDRLLAQSPDVDITHSISGMINGEPAWELLYSRIENGARKYFYDFYDFRSGNLIETYRLPAKYST; encoded by the coding sequence ATGAGGTCGGATTACAAACGGCCGCCGCTCATGTCGCGCACCAAGTGGACGGTGCTCATTACTGTTCTCGCATTGATCATCGTCTTGCTGCTCAATGCAGAGTATCGTTCGATGCAGGCGCCGCGCTGGAGCGAAGAAGCTCAAATAATGGCCGAAGTCAAGCAAAAAGCAAGCTTGGCTTCCGTAGATGAGGCGCACAAATATGTGTGGGACCGGACAGTATGGGTGACTCGCGGCGTGAACGGCTCCGGCGAAGCGTTCTACATTTGGTATGGAGACGGGAAGGTGCTGAGCACCATTCCGGCTTCGGAAGCCCAAACGGCGAAGAGCATCCGCGACCGGCTGCTTGCGCAAAGTCCGGACGTGGACATTACCCATTCGATCTCCGGCATGATTAATGGGGAGCCCGCGTGGGAATTGCTCTATTCCCGCATCGAGAACGGGGCGCGCAAATATTTCTACGATTTCTACGATTTCCGCAGCGGAAATTTGATTGAGACTTATAGACTGCCGGCAAAATATTCAACCTGA
- a CDS encoding amidohydrolase: MRMSKWIIENGTFITMDESNPLVKGYLVVEDDKIVYVGEEAPEGSEQITDKVDGRRLLFMPGLVNTHGHAAMSLLRGYSDDQNLQVWLQDKMWPMEAKFTAADVKWGTALAVIEMLKSGTTAFVDMYDRMDEVAKVVEQAGLRGVLMRGAIGLCPPEVQKEKLAEAVSFAKDWRGAADGRITTMMSPHAPYTCPPAFIEQFVQAAHDLDLPMHTHMSETAAEVEQNVRDYGCRPVEHLDKLGMFSRPSFVAHGVHLTDEEIALLAERGVGVSHNPASNLKLASGVARVPELLRAGVTVSLGTDSAASNNNLDLFDEIRLAALIHKGAGFDPTVVPAAEALRMATVYGARTIGQGDKLGVLKPGMKADLIALDTDQPHFYPQSDMVSHLVYSASGRDVAHVWVDGRQVVKGGKCTLLDEERIKYEAQQCFERLLNG; encoded by the coding sequence ATACGAATGAGCAAATGGATAATCGAGAACGGGACGTTCATTACGATGGATGAGAGCAACCCGCTAGTGAAAGGCTATCTTGTCGTGGAGGACGACAAGATCGTATATGTCGGGGAGGAGGCTCCCGAAGGATCGGAGCAAATCACGGACAAAGTGGACGGCCGCCGCCTCCTGTTCATGCCCGGACTTGTGAACACGCACGGCCATGCGGCGATGTCGCTGCTGCGCGGGTACTCAGACGATCAAAATCTGCAGGTATGGCTGCAGGACAAAATGTGGCCGATGGAAGCGAAGTTTACCGCTGCGGACGTCAAATGGGGAACGGCTCTGGCCGTTATCGAAATGCTGAAGAGCGGCACGACCGCCTTCGTCGATATGTACGACCGGATGGACGAAGTGGCGAAGGTGGTGGAGCAGGCCGGCTTGCGAGGAGTGCTGATGCGCGGCGCGATCGGGCTCTGTCCGCCCGAAGTGCAAAAGGAAAAGCTCGCAGAAGCGGTATCGTTCGCAAAGGACTGGAGAGGAGCGGCAGACGGGCGCATTACGACGATGATGTCTCCGCATGCTCCGTACACTTGTCCGCCCGCTTTCATTGAGCAGTTCGTCCAGGCCGCCCACGATCTCGATTTGCCGATGCATACGCATATGTCGGAAACGGCGGCCGAGGTCGAGCAGAACGTGCGCGATTACGGCTGCCGTCCGGTGGAGCATTTGGATAAGCTCGGCATGTTTTCGCGCCCGTCGTTCGTGGCGCACGGCGTTCATTTGACCGATGAGGAAATCGCCCTGCTCGCGGAGCGGGGAGTCGGTGTTTCCCACAACCCGGCAAGCAATTTGAAGCTGGCGAGCGGCGTCGCCCGCGTGCCGGAGCTGCTGCGCGCCGGAGTAACCGTCTCGCTCGGAACGGACAGCGCTGCCAGCAACAACAACCTCGATCTGTTCGACGAAATCCGCCTCGCTGCGCTGATCCATAAAGGCGCCGGCTTCGACCCGACGGTCGTGCCGGCTGCTGAAGCGCTGCGCATGGCGACGGTGTACGGCGCCCGCACGATCGGTCAAGGCGATAAGCTTGGGGTGCTCAAGCCCGGCATGAAGGCCGATTTGATTGCGCTGGATACGGATCAACCGCATTTTTATCCGCAAAGCGATATGGTTTCGCATTTGGTCTATTCCGCTTCCGGCCGCGACGTTGCGCACGTATGGGTAGACGGCCGCCAGGTTGTGAAGGGCGGAAAATGCACGCTGCTCGACGAGGAGCGGATTAAATATGAAGCTCAGCAATGTTTTGAAAGGCTGTTGAACGGCTGA
- a CDS encoding redox-sensing transcriptional repressor Rex, whose product MKMSKTISEAVVRRLPVYLQVLNELLSRDVQTVSSQELGMKLELNPAQIRKDLAYFGEFGRKGIGYDVTYLIEKIRQILKLDQTLNVALVGAGNLGHALCNYNTYLKDNMKITAIFDASPDKIGTTINSLTVLPMDKLKETVEQGHIRIGIITVPASEAQNVADQFVEAGIEGILNFAPAVLKSTEDVRIHYADFTTQLLSLAYYMDREGTEYE is encoded by the coding sequence ATGAAGATGAGCAAAACGATATCCGAAGCCGTCGTACGGCGGCTTCCGGTCTATTTGCAGGTGTTGAACGAGCTTCTTTCGCGGGATGTGCAAACGGTATCTTCACAGGAGCTCGGCATGAAGCTGGAGCTCAATCCCGCTCAAATCCGCAAAGATCTTGCATATTTCGGCGAATTCGGCCGCAAGGGCATCGGCTACGACGTCACCTATTTGATCGAAAAAATCCGCCAAATATTAAAGCTCGACCAGACGCTGAACGTCGCGCTCGTCGGCGCAGGAAACCTCGGGCACGCCTTGTGCAATTACAATACTTACTTGAAGGACAACATGAAGATTACCGCCATCTTTGATGCCAGCCCGGACAAGATCGGGACCACGATCAACTCGCTTACGGTGCTGCCGATGGACAAGCTGAAGGAGACGGTCGAGCAGGGCCACATCCGGATCGGCATCATTACCGTCCCCGCATCCGAAGCGCAAAATGTAGCGGACCAATTCGTGGAAGCGGGCATTGAAGGGATTTTGAATTTTGCGCCGGCCGTATTGAAATCGACCGAGGACGTGCGGATTCATTACGCCGATTTCACGACGCAGCTGCTGAGCTTGGCTTATTATATGGACAGGGAAGGGACCGAATACGAATGA
- the dinG gene encoding ATP-dependent DNA helicase DinG, translated as MNYAVLDLETTGTGADDDMIQVGLVLLDEEMNVVQTFNSFVRPSGPIPAFITQLTGIDDSMVQDAPETDEMLLSLIPLLDDAVLVAHNVSFDAGFLNRALDRCGYSSFTGRRLDTVEMLRMLYPTLSSYQLGSVSEHFGIRHDQHHRADSDAMATAILFSECVKKIRSLPLLTLQRFAGFMRDDDLAWFLQEELALREAVNPMDPDSHSYFRQFALKVGEWTEEKPPRDADEDSGALDGVSFEQYLSGVQDKFRSIFPDYEEREAQQTMFREVEDAFQQSRHLLIEAGTGTGKSLGYLIPSLYYGVKEEKKIIVSTHTINLQEQIRQRDLPLLQEVLPFPFKASVFKGRGNYLCLRKFESKIQTNDFVSPAEDRLTAAQMTVWLGETETGDQEELNFGNKGGDFWETVASDADSCLNRACPWFKRCFYHRAKQESNISDVVITNHSMLFTDIRADNRLLPTYEFLVIDEAHHLEEVAGKHLGLQLSYFSLVNFITRMAKDSRSGLLPQLRLRIAGESDDKVPAWTETIDTIVPVFGELKEMWDRLFEMLYQLAGSSPSAQSETGQAVYRLRAGQLPKGWEAIAAEEANLFAELNSAAKTLEKLFTEMKDRLDDSSLQGTLTDLSGAVKDAARLRDELRLFVRADKPETVYWIEASASYRSKSVHLFAVPADVSEQLRQYFFDVKKSVVMTSATLSVQKSFQYACEQLGLNVLDEKRLKTVQLPSPFQYRDQALVMIPRNFPVLKGATPDPAYLSALVDSLSEAARETGGRMLVLFTSYRMLKQVYDPLKDALAGSGINVLGQGIDSGNRSKLTRRFRQQPASVLLGTSSFWEGVDIPGDALICLAIVRLPFQPPNQPLQEAKAELLQEAKQNPFMKLSIPQAVIRFKQGFGRLIRTAKDKGIVLIYDTRVIETYYGKYFLYSLPGPKIEHMHVGQMVPRMREWLSEERKETQTGP; from the coding sequence ATGAATTATGCGGTACTGGATTTGGAAACAACCGGCACAGGCGCCGATGACGATATGATTCAAGTGGGACTCGTACTGCTGGATGAAGAGATGAATGTCGTTCAGACGTTCAACTCGTTCGTCCGGCCGTCGGGTCCCATCCCTGCTTTTATTACACAGCTGACGGGAATTGACGATTCGATGGTGCAGGATGCCCCCGAAACGGACGAAATGCTCCTTTCGTTAATTCCGCTTCTTGACGATGCGGTGCTCGTGGCGCATAACGTCAGCTTTGACGCAGGCTTTTTGAACCGTGCGCTTGACCGCTGCGGCTATTCGTCCTTTACGGGACGAAGGCTCGATACGGTCGAAATGCTCCGTATGCTGTATCCGACGCTGAGCTCTTATCAGCTCGGCAGCGTATCGGAGCACTTCGGCATTCGCCACGACCAGCATCACCGGGCGGACAGCGACGCGATGGCGACGGCGATTCTGTTCTCTGAATGCGTCAAAAAAATCCGTTCCCTGCCACTGCTCACTTTGCAGCGCTTCGCCGGGTTTATGCGGGATGACGATTTGGCATGGTTTCTGCAGGAGGAATTGGCGCTCAGAGAAGCGGTGAATCCGATGGATCCCGATTCGCATAGTTATTTCCGGCAGTTCGCGCTTAAAGTGGGCGAATGGACGGAAGAAAAGCCGCCAAGAGACGCCGATGAAGATTCAGGCGCGCTCGACGGCGTATCGTTTGAGCAATATTTAAGCGGCGTGCAGGACAAATTCCGCTCTATTTTTCCCGATTATGAAGAACGGGAAGCGCAGCAAACGATGTTTCGCGAAGTCGAGGACGCTTTCCAGCAAAGCCGCCATCTGCTCATCGAAGCGGGAACGGGAACGGGCAAATCGCTCGGTTATTTGATACCGTCATTATATTATGGGGTAAAAGAAGAGAAAAAAATAATCGTCAGCACCCATACGATCAATTTGCAGGAGCAAATCCGGCAGCGTGATTTGCCGCTGCTGCAAGAAGTGCTTCCTTTTCCGTTCAAAGCGTCCGTCTTCAAAGGAAGAGGCAATTATCTTTGTCTGCGCAAATTTGAAAGTAAAATTCAGACAAACGATTTTGTTTCGCCCGCCGAAGACCGGCTGACGGCCGCCCAAATGACCGTCTGGCTCGGCGAGACGGAAACAGGGGACCAGGAAGAGCTGAACTTCGGCAACAAGGGCGGGGATTTCTGGGAAACGGTAGCCAGCGATGCCGATTCCTGCTTGAACCGGGCATGTCCGTGGTTCAAACGCTGCTTCTATCACCGCGCCAAACAGGAATCGAACATTTCCGATGTCGTCATTACGAACCATTCCATGCTGTTCACCGACATTCGCGCCGACAACCGGCTTCTTCCGACGTATGAATTTTTGGTCATCGATGAAGCGCATCATTTGGAGGAAGTAGCGGGCAAGCATCTTGGCTTGCAGCTTTCCTATTTTTCCCTTGTCAATTTCATTACCCGGATGGCAAAAGACTCCCGCAGCGGGCTGCTGCCGCAGCTGCGCTTAAGGATTGCGGGCGAGAGCGACGACAAAGTTCCCGCCTGGACGGAAACGATCGATACGATTGTGCCCGTTTTCGGAGAACTCAAGGAGATGTGGGACCGGCTGTTCGAAATGCTGTATCAGCTCGCCGGATCGTCACCGTCCGCACAAAGCGAAACCGGTCAGGCCGTATACCGGCTGCGCGCCGGGCAGCTGCCGAAGGGATGGGAAGCGATCGCCGCCGAGGAAGCGAATTTGTTTGCGGAGCTGAACTCTGCGGCCAAGACGCTGGAAAAGCTGTTTACGGAAATGAAAGACCGGCTGGACGATTCGTCGCTGCAGGGGACGCTGACCGATCTTAGCGGCGCGGTCAAAGACGCGGCCCGGCTGCGGGATGAGCTGCGCCTGTTCGTGCGGGCGGATAAGCCGGAAACGGTGTATTGGATCGAGGCGAGCGCGTCGTACCGCAGCAAGTCGGTCCATCTTTTTGCGGTTCCTGCAGACGTGAGCGAGCAGCTGCGGCAATATTTTTTCGATGTAAAAAAGAGTGTCGTCATGACGTCCGCAACGCTTTCCGTGCAGAAGTCATTTCAGTATGCTTGCGAGCAGCTCGGGCTGAACGTACTGGATGAGAAACGGCTGAAAACGGTGCAGTTGCCTTCTCCGTTTCAATACCGGGATCAGGCGCTTGTCATGATTCCGCGAAATTTTCCGGTCCTCAAGGGGGCCACGCCGGATCCGGCTTATTTAAGCGCGCTCGTCGATTCGCTCTCCGAAGCGGCGCGCGAAACGGGGGGCCGGATGCTTGTGCTGTTCACATCCTACCGGATGCTGAAGCAAGTATACGACCCGCTGAAAGATGCGCTGGCCGGCAGCGGCATCAACGTGCTCGGGCAAGGCATTGACAGCGGCAACCGGAGCAAGCTTACGAGACGGTTCCGGCAGCAGCCGGCGTCGGTCTTGCTCGGCACGAGCAGCTTCTGGGAAGGGGTCGACATTCCGGGCGACGCGCTGATTTGCCTGGCGATTGTCCGGCTGCCATTCCAGCCTCCGAATCAACCTCTGCAGGAAGCGAAAGCGGAGCTGCTGCAGGAGGCGAAGCAAAACCCGTTTATGAAGCTGTCGATTCCCCAGGCCGTCATCCGCTTCAAGCAAGGCTTCGGCAGGCTGATCCGGACCGCCAAAGATAAAGGGATTGTCCTGATCTATGATACCCGGGTAATCGAAACGTACTACGGCAAATATTTTCTTTATTCGCTTCCGGGTCCGAAGATCGAGCATATGCATGTCGGGCAGATGGTGCCGCGGATGAGAGAATGGCTGTCGGAGGAGCGAAAGGAGACGCAAACAGGACCATGA
- the panD gene encoding aspartate 1-decarboxylase translates to MFRTMMKSKLHRATVTEANLNYVGSITIDENLMEAADIWANEKVQIVNNNNGARLETYVIPGPRGSGVICLNGAAARQAQPGDTVIIISYAGMAEDQARVHKPKVIILDQNNVPVQTMTEEIHAVTL, encoded by the coding sequence ATGTTTAGAACGATGATGAAATCGAAGCTGCACCGCGCGACCGTGACCGAAGCGAATTTGAACTATGTCGGCAGCATTACGATCGACGAAAATTTGATGGAAGCGGCGGATATTTGGGCCAACGAAAAGGTACAGATCGTCAATAACAACAACGGCGCCCGCTTGGAAACGTATGTCATTCCCGGCCCCCGCGGCTCGGGAGTCATTTGTTTGAACGGGGCGGCCGCAAGACAGGCTCAGCCGGGCGACACCGTCATCATTATTTCATATGCCGGCATGGCGGAGGATCAGGCTCGCGTCCACAAACCGAAAGTGATTATCCTGGATCAAAACAATGTGCCCGTGCAAACGATGACGGAAGAAATTCACGCCGTCACTTTATAA
- the panC gene encoding pantoate--beta-alanine ligase — MSVMTTTSPADLVTVCRTIDDLKQKLQQLRWANAALTVGFVPTMGYLHEGHASLLRRSKRENDITVLSIFVNPLQFGPGEDLDRYPRDEQRDLLIAAEVGADLVFMPSVQEMYPVKPQTTVLVSGVTERLCGASRPGHFDGVGTVVSKLFNIVQPRRAYFGMKDAQQVAVITTMVNDLNMPIEIVPCPTVREADGLALSSRNKYLSPEERSQALILSATLRQAREWMRKPDLTVQELTSRIHASIASAPMAVIDYAEVLYYPSLEQPDGEQLLSGLEQPLIVALAVKFGATRLIDNMIMNPAKGEISSHV, encoded by the coding sequence ATGAGCGTAATGACGACAACAAGTCCGGCAGACCTTGTCACCGTCTGCCGCACGATCGACGATTTGAAGCAAAAGCTGCAGCAGCTCCGTTGGGCAAACGCGGCTCTGACCGTCGGCTTTGTGCCGACGATGGGCTATTTGCACGAAGGCCACGCCAGCTTGCTGCGCCGTTCCAAACGCGAAAACGATATTACCGTTTTGAGCATTTTCGTCAATCCGCTGCAGTTTGGGCCGGGCGAAGATTTGGACCGTTACCCGCGCGACGAGCAGCGCGATCTTCTTATCGCGGCTGAAGTGGGGGCCGATCTGGTGTTTATGCCGTCCGTTCAGGAAATGTACCCGGTCAAACCGCAAACAACGGTGCTCGTATCGGGAGTGACGGAAAGGCTGTGCGGCGCTTCCCGCCCCGGGCATTTCGACGGGGTAGGCACCGTTGTCAGCAAGCTGTTCAATATCGTTCAGCCCCGGCGCGCCTATTTCGGAATGAAGGATGCCCAGCAGGTTGCGGTTATTACGACAATGGTAAACGATTTGAATATGCCCATCGAGATCGTCCCTTGTCCGACGGTGCGCGAGGCCGACGGCCTCGCGCTCAGTTCGCGCAACAAGTATCTGTCTCCGGAAGAGCGGAGCCAGGCGCTCATTTTGTCCGCGACGCTCCGGCAGGCGCGGGAATGGATGCGGAAGCCGGATCTTACGGTTCAGGAATTAACAAGCCGCATTCATGCAAGCATCGCTTCGGCTCCGATGGCCGTGATCGATTATGCGGAAGTGCTGTATTATCCTTCTTTGGAGCAGCCGGACGGGGAGCAGCTGCTTTCGGGGCTGGAGCAGCCGCTTATTGTGGCGCTCGCCGTCAAATTTGGCGCGACGAGACTGATTGACAACATGATTATGAATCCGGCGAAAGGTGAGATCAGCAGCCATGTTTAG